The Methylomusa anaerophila genome has a segment encoding these proteins:
- a CDS encoding class I SAM-dependent methyltransferase, translating to MLGKRIEKYWGGRAGSYNEHVQKEMACGKKQAWESLLVKYAGTGDNLRVLDVGTGPGFFAILLAGLNYSVTAVDKCEEMLEQARQNAAAAGKTIQFLQAEAHAVALPDESFDLIVSRNVTWLLPNPLEAYQEWRRLLKPAGKVLVFDANWHLYLSEPELQLEHDKYLKLAMKKGYKQNASPEQRQENEAIARKLPLTYQKRPAWDQQAFRQCDFQQVEVQENISLLVHDEIEQLLYTPTPMFAICASK from the coding sequence ATGCTGGGAAAACGTATTGAAAAATATTGGGGTGGCCGGGCTGGCAGTTATAACGAGCATGTTCAGAAGGAAATGGCCTGCGGGAAAAAGCAGGCCTGGGAGTCGTTGCTGGTAAAGTACGCCGGGACGGGAGACAACCTCCGGGTCTTGGATGTGGGAACCGGACCGGGATTTTTTGCCATTCTGCTGGCCGGGCTAAACTACTCGGTTACAGCGGTGGACAAGTGTGAGGAAATGCTGGAACAGGCCCGGCAGAATGCAGCCGCCGCCGGGAAAACAATTCAGTTTTTGCAGGCGGAAGCTCATGCCGTCGCCCTGCCGGATGAGAGTTTTGACTTGATCGTGTCCAGAAATGTAACCTGGCTGCTGCCTAACCCGCTGGAAGCATATCAGGAATGGCGCCGGCTGTTAAAACCGGCAGGAAAAGTTCTGGTTTTCGACGCCAATTGGCACTTATACCTGAGTGAGCCGGAGCTTCAGCTGGAGCATGACAAGTATCTGAAGCTGGCCATGAAAAAAGGGTACAAACAGAATGCGTCACCCGAACAGCGGCAAGAAAACGAAGCAATTGCCCGTAAACTGCCTTTAACTTATCAAAAGCGCCCGGCATGGGATCAACAGGCTTTTCGCCAATGCGACTTTCAGCAAGTTGAAGTTCAGGAAAACATTAGTCTGCTGGTTCATGATGAAATAGAGCAGCTGCTGTATACGCCCACCCCCATGTTTGCCATATGCGCCTCCAAATGA
- the nikB gene encoding nickel ABC transporter permease: MKKTKFILKRLFQIIPMLIIVTILAFALSNMSAGDVAEITIRSQGLEVTEKNIAAVREELGLNEPLPVQYMNWLIKAVKFDFGLSFQTRQPVTDEILSRYPATLKLAIAAMFIAVLIAIPTALISARYKDSFLDHFFRIWSTIGATIPDFWLGLMLLYIFAVQLKLVPVISGSKFENILLPAFTLSAHYSAIYIRILRNNLIEINNCDYVRAARARGLSKNAVLLKHGLKNAVLPCITLIGVDFGKLLAGQFACETIFSWNGIGKFAVESIKLKDLPVIQGYIIIVAITYIVINLLLDILYVYIDPKIQFK, encoded by the coding sequence ATGAAAAAAACAAAATTTATTTTAAAACGGTTATTTCAAATCATCCCCATGCTTATTATCGTAACAATTCTAGCCTTTGCCTTAAGTAACATGTCAGCTGGTGATGTGGCCGAGATAACCATACGCAGTCAGGGACTGGAGGTTACCGAAAAGAATATTGCCGCCGTGCGGGAAGAATTGGGACTCAATGAGCCACTTCCTGTTCAATATATGAACTGGTTGATAAAAGCAGTTAAATTTGATTTTGGCCTGTCCTTTCAAACCCGCCAACCCGTCACAGACGAGATACTGTCAAGATACCCCGCAACCCTTAAACTGGCCATTGCAGCCATGTTTATTGCTGTTTTGATTGCTATACCGACAGCCCTCATCTCCGCCCGCTATAAAGATTCGTTTCTGGACCATTTTTTCAGAATTTGGTCTACCATCGGTGCGACAATACCTGATTTTTGGCTTGGCTTAATGCTTTTATATATTTTTGCAGTTCAGTTGAAGCTTGTTCCTGTTATTTCAGGCAGCAAATTTGAAAATATATTGCTGCCGGCATTCACATTGAGCGCACATTACTCAGCTATATATATAAGAATTTTGCGAAATAATCTCATCGAAATAAATAACTGCGACTATGTGAGAGCGGCAAGAGCAAGAGGTCTTAGCAAAAATGCCGTTTTGCTGAAACATGGCTTGAAAAACGCAGTTCTTCCCTGTATAACCCTTATAGGCGTGGATTTTGGCAAGCTGTTAGCTGGTCAGTTTGCCTGTGAAACCATTTTCTCCTGGAACGGGATAGGAAAATTTGCGGTCGAAAGTATCAAACTTAAAGATTTACCTGTTATTCAGGGCTATATAATTATTGTTGCTATAACCTATATTGTCATAAATCTTTTACTTGATATTCTATACGTTTATATCGACCCTAAAATACAATTCAAATAA
- a CDS encoding ABC transporter ATP-binding protein, whose amino-acid sequence MNFYLRMFLLLQGVYRHAAGKTALGLLITAAYVAQAFAVAKSLNLVFLTESLQGLGGLLLFIGGLVVVRGLLHWLDEIYAKKIAFLMKSKLRQRLFLHILHLGPPYQESYRSGGLQSVLTDGVESLEPFLTSYIPQLLVAFIGSGLIAVYIWQLDWLIGLIVLTGILITVSFPLVMGPIVGRILLDYWRSHARLNAQYIDAMQGLPTLKVFNASQRKGVELEGEAWKHYRHSMEGLTITLLDSTVVKWAGAAGAAFAAGMGAWRVAAGILPLAELFVILFLAVECFRPLNDLVMYWHRSFLGLAAGREIFAILDTAVPVDGPPPAAVRKNRPQSLPAIEFKGVSFAYAGGRRPALKNVSLKINPGETVAVVGRSGSGKSTLVNLVLRFFDPQAGAIFLDGRDIREYPLEHLRDQIAVVFQDTYLFYGTVADNLKIAQPDASAAELERAARLAQAHGFIMELPDGYQTHIGERGVRLSGGQKQRLSLARAILKDAPVLVLDEATSNVDGVSEELIQKALEGLTRNRTTIIIAHRLSTIQGADRIVVLDDCEIKEAGAHKELLAAGNIYAQLVKAQHG is encoded by the coding sequence ATGAATTTTTACTTACGAATGTTTCTGTTATTGCAAGGGGTTTATCGCCACGCGGCCGGTAAAACCGCCCTGGGGCTGCTGATTACCGCCGCCTATGTGGCGCAGGCCTTTGCCGTGGCCAAAAGCCTGAACCTGGTTTTTCTGACCGAAAGCCTGCAAGGGCTTGGCGGCCTCCTGTTGTTTATCGGCGGGCTGGTGGTGGTCAGGGGACTGCTGCACTGGCTGGACGAAATTTACGCCAAAAAGATAGCTTTTCTCATGAAAAGCAAATTGCGGCAGCGATTGTTTCTGCATATCTTGCATCTAGGTCCGCCTTACCAGGAGAGTTACCGCAGCGGCGGGCTGCAGTCGGTGCTTACCGACGGGGTGGAATCCCTGGAGCCTTTTTTGACTTCCTATATTCCCCAATTATTGGTGGCTTTTATCGGGTCCGGGCTGATAGCGGTCTATATCTGGCAACTGGACTGGCTGATCGGACTGATTGTCTTGACAGGCATTTTGATAACAGTCTCTTTTCCCCTGGTCATGGGGCCGATAGTGGGAAGAATCCTGCTGGACTACTGGCGGTCCCACGCCCGGCTTAACGCTCAGTATATTGACGCCATGCAGGGATTGCCCACTTTAAAAGTATTTAACGCCAGTCAGAGGAAAGGCGTGGAACTGGAAGGGGAAGCCTGGAAGCATTACCGGCATTCCATGGAAGGCTTAACCATCACTTTGCTGGACAGCACGGTAGTGAAATGGGCCGGGGCCGCCGGGGCCGCTTTCGCCGCCGGGATGGGCGCCTGGCGGGTAGCCGCAGGCATTTTGCCGTTGGCGGAGTTATTTGTCATCCTGTTTTTGGCGGTGGAATGCTTCCGCCCCCTGAATGATCTGGTGATGTACTGGCACCGCAGTTTCTTGGGACTGGCCGCCGGCCGGGAGATTTTCGCCATTTTGGACACAGCCGTCCCCGTTGATGGCCCGCCGCCTGCCGCTGTCAGGAAAAATCGGCCGCAGTCTCTGCCGGCAATTGAATTTAAAGGCGTTTCCTTTGCTTATGCCGGCGGCAGGCGGCCGGCGCTGAAGAATGTTTCCCTCAAAATTAACCCGGGAGAAACGGTGGCTGTTGTCGGCAGGTCCGGGTCAGGCAAATCCACCCTGGTTAACCTGGTCCTGCGTTTTTTTGATCCCCAGGCCGGGGCTATATTTTTGGACGGGCGCGATATCAGGGAGTATCCTCTGGAACACCTGCGGGACCAAATTGCCGTAGTGTTTCAGGACACCTACCTGTTTTACGGCACGGTGGCCGACAATTTAAAGATTGCCCAGCCTGACGCATCGGCGGCGGAACTGGAGCGGGCGGCCCGGTTGGCTCAGGCCCACGGCTTTATTATGGAACTGCCTGATGGTTACCAAACCCATATCGGCGAGCGGGGAGTGCGGCTGTCCGGCGGCCAGAAACAAAGGCTTTCCCTGGCCCGGGCCATTTTGAAGGATGCGCCGGTGCTGGTGCTGGATGAGGCTACATCCAACGTGGACGGCGTTAGTGAGGAACTTATCCAAAAAGCTTTGGAAGGCCTGACCCGGAACCGGACGACCATAATTATTGCTCACCGCTTGTCCACCATCCAGGGTGCGGACCGGATTGTGGTGCTGGACGACTGTGAGATTAAGGAAGCCGGCGCTCATAAGGAATTGCTTGCCGCCGGGAACATTTATGCGCAACTGGTGAAAGCCCAGCATGGCTAA
- a CDS encoding ABC transporter permease, whose product MLQKTILVKQIIRRTSWFALTMFILSIGVFYLSRLAPGDPLQSFYGDAIESMSAKELDAARARLGLDSPIYIQYIKWISNAFQGDFGLSLKYKIPAMDVISPLIGNTLILGGTAYILVFILATLLALFCAMNEDTLIDQVICKVGTAAYYIPPFWLGVVLVLIFSINLNLLPSSGAYSIGKSGDILDRIQHMILPLIVMILSHLWYYSYMIRNKLLDEVRKDYVLLAKSKGCTKSEIVFKHCFRNVAPTIVSIMAISIPHVLSGTYIAESVFNYPGIGALSVQSAKYHDYNLLMLAVLITGLLVISSSIIAQSINEVIDPRMKLTEASEWREKAGNSSS is encoded by the coding sequence TTGCTCCAAAAAACAATACTTGTTAAACAGATAATAAGAAGAACCTCATGGTTTGCACTTACGATGTTTATATTATCCATTGGAGTTTTCTACTTATCCCGACTTGCGCCTGGTGATCCGCTGCAATCATTTTACGGTGATGCAATTGAATCCATGTCCGCGAAGGAGCTGGACGCGGCAAGAGCACGTCTGGGTTTGGACAGCCCAATATATATTCAATATATCAAATGGATCAGTAACGCATTTCAGGGTGATTTCGGACTCTCACTGAAATATAAGATACCCGCGATGGACGTCATTTCTCCGTTGATTGGAAACACTTTGATTCTGGGAGGAACAGCCTATATACTTGTTTTTATTCTGGCCACCCTCCTTGCTTTGTTTTGTGCGATGAACGAAGATACTTTGATTGATCAAGTCATATGTAAGGTGGGAACAGCAGCCTACTACATACCTCCGTTTTGGTTGGGCGTTGTTTTGGTATTGATTTTTAGTATTAACCTCAACCTGCTGCCAAGCAGTGGAGCCTATAGCATAGGTAAATCAGGCGATATCCTTGATCGAATTCAACATATGATCCTGCCCCTAATAGTCATGATACTCAGTCATCTATGGTATTACTCTTACATGATAAGGAACAAGCTTTTGGATGAGGTGCGAAAGGATTATGTTCTTCTGGCCAAATCCAAGGGCTGCACAAAATCTGAAATCGTATTCAAGCATTGTTTTCGCAATGTGGCACCGACTATCGTCAGCATCATGGCGATTTCTATTCCGCATGTTCTGAGCGGAACCTATATTGCAGAGTCGGTATTCAATTATCCCGGTATTGGTGCACTTTCAGTTCAAAGCGCGAAATATCACGATTACAATTTACTGATGCTAGCTGTGCTGATTACCGGTTTGTTGGTTATTTCCAGCAGTATTATTGCACAATCAATAAATGAAGTAATTGATCCAAGAATGAAATTGACGGAGGCGTCTGAATGGCGGGAGAAGGCAGGGAACAGTTCGTCATAG
- a CDS encoding nickel ABC transporter substrate-binding protein, translating to MFFAGCSKSDSVGREEQKAKEIVVAIYRDGAIDKLDAASYDGPHFLYKMIYEGLVEDGGEGKILPQLATSWEISPDGKTYTFKLRQGVKFSDGTDFNANAVIFNLKRWVNNDRHAILTSVNVESMEAVDDYTVKIVFKNGAYPILTELTYPRPVRFLSPASITNSAGKDGEKFTKPVGTGPWMVESYTKEHEFTLVPNPYYWGEKPKVNKITFKVIPDAQARALALQSGEIDILGGDLIGKIPMENLLELKKSGKFGIYTKRTMCSYFIAFNQNVDAFKDKNVRQAMNYAINKTSIATNLFDNIGAGANGLYQSGVPYTTAENNFGFANDKEKAKQLLEAAGYRDTDGDGIREKGGKKLEFNFVLSTGEFPEWKQMAEFIQSEFSAVGIKVNLNVLDKNGYEDATMNTKAFDIALMRTSSDSWVPHGSLLELFSILVTSKAAKAWYDKELYSNIITTLNTLNEKERQENYDKVFKFISEEALTIPIYYPITSFAVNTNKIQGFEIGVNSYAPIEWQKINVK from the coding sequence TTGTTTTTTGCCGGTTGCAGCAAAAGCGATTCAGTAGGCAGAGAAGAACAGAAAGCCAAAGAAATTGTTGTTGCTATCTATCGTGATGGTGCCATAGATAAATTGGATGCGGCAAGCTATGACGGCCCGCATTTTTTGTACAAGATGATTTATGAGGGCTTGGTGGAAGACGGCGGCGAGGGAAAGATTCTGCCGCAGCTGGCCACGAGCTGGGAAATTTCCCCAGATGGAAAAACCTATACATTTAAGCTGCGGCAAGGGGTGAAGTTTTCCGATGGAACCGATTTTAACGCGAACGCGGTTATCTTTAACCTGAAAAGATGGGTCAACAACGATCGTCATGCCATTTTGACATCGGTCAATGTAGAGAGTATGGAAGCGGTCGATGATTATACCGTTAAAATTGTGTTTAAAAACGGAGCCTATCCTATTTTGACGGAGCTGACATACCCGCGCCCTGTACGCTTTTTAAGCCCCGCTTCGATCACCAATAGCGCGGGTAAGGATGGTGAAAAATTTACAAAACCTGTTGGAACAGGCCCGTGGATGGTAGAGTCCTATACAAAAGAGCACGAATTTACCCTTGTTCCCAACCCCTACTACTGGGGTGAAAAACCCAAAGTTAATAAAATAACATTTAAGGTAATACCAGATGCCCAAGCAAGAGCTTTAGCCCTTCAAAGCGGCGAGATAGATATTCTCGGCGGTGACCTTATAGGCAAGATCCCGATGGAAAATCTATTGGAACTGAAAAAATCCGGCAAATTCGGCATATATACAAAGAGAACCATGTGTTCATACTTTATTGCTTTCAACCAAAATGTAGACGCTTTTAAAGATAAAAATGTCCGTCAGGCCATGAACTATGCTATTAATAAAACAAGTATAGCAACAAACCTGTTTGACAATATTGGCGCCGGTGCTAATGGGTTATATCAAAGCGGCGTTCCTTATACTACCGCTGAAAACAATTTCGGATTTGCCAATGATAAGGAAAAAGCCAAACAATTACTGGAAGCTGCCGGATATAGGGATACAGACGGCGATGGTATTCGCGAAAAGGGCGGAAAAAAGCTGGAGTTTAATTTTGTATTATCAACAGGAGAGTTCCCGGAATGGAAACAGATGGCAGAATTTATCCAATCTGAATTTTCCGCTGTTGGTATAAAAGTAAATCTTAACGTTCTGGATAAAAACGGCTATGAAGATGCGACTATGAATACAAAGGCATTTGATATAGCGCTGATGCGAACATCTTCAGATTCCTGGGTGCCTCATGGTTCACTGCTTGAGCTGTTCTCCATTCTTGTTACCAGCAAAGCAGCAAAGGCCTGGTATGATAAAGAACTATACAGTAACATAATAACAACCTTAAATACCCTTAACGAAAAAGAAAGGCAAGAGAATTACGATAAAGTATTTAAATTCATCAGTGAGGAAGCGCTAACCATTCCTATCTATTATCCAATCACATCATTTGCTGTGAATACTAATAAAATACAAGGATTTGAAATCGGAGTCAACAGTTATGCACCAATCGAATGGCAGAAGATTAATGTAAAATAA
- a CDS encoding oligopeptide/dipeptide ABC transporter ATP-binding protein: MGESVNLFEINSLYKCYNQKEKPKVYAVYNLNLTIKKRETLGLVGESGCGKSTLGKMLLKLEQPTRGTIIFNQQDITNYSFNQMRKIRNGMQMIFQGNANAFNPYFPVEQIIREPLDNYSHESKEKKREKIVAMLEKVGLNKTYLTRYGHEMSGGQRQRVGIARALILNPEFVVCDEAVSSIDYALKNQILTLLTDLKKQFGLTYLFISHDIAAVNKICDRVIVMYLGNIVEIIPNINDKVQHPYTKALLAATLIPDPRKREKSRVLFKETEEIKIPEKGCVFQNRCLYAQQVCTIEPPALVSKDNEHYVACHLYQ; the protein is encoded by the coding sequence ATGGGTGAAAGCGTGAATTTATTTGAAATAAACAGCCTGTATAAATGTTATAACCAAAAAGAAAAGCCCAAAGTATATGCCGTATACAACCTGAATTTAACTATAAAAAAAAGAGAAACGCTGGGGCTTGTAGGTGAGTCGGGCTGCGGCAAAAGCACGCTGGGAAAAATGCTTTTAAAGCTTGAACAGCCAACCAGAGGAACAATTATTTTTAATCAGCAGGATATAACAAATTATTCTTTTAACCAAATGCGGAAAATTAGAAACGGCATGCAAATGATCTTTCAGGGAAACGCCAATGCTTTTAATCCGTATTTTCCGGTGGAACAGATTATAAGGGAACCTCTTGACAATTACAGCCATGAATCGAAAGAGAAGAAAAGGGAAAAAATCGTCGCCATGCTGGAAAAAGTAGGGCTTAACAAAACGTATCTAACCCGGTACGGGCACGAAATGTCCGGCGGCCAGAGGCAAAGGGTTGGCATCGCCAGGGCTTTGATTTTAAACCCGGAATTTGTTGTATGCGATGAAGCTGTTTCCAGCATTGATTATGCCTTAAAAAATCAAATTTTGACCTTGTTAACCGATTTAAAGAAACAGTTTGGCCTCACGTATCTGTTTATTTCCCACGACATCGCTGCAGTCAATAAGATATGTGACCGGGTTATTGTTATGTATTTAGGAAATATTGTAGAAATTATTCCTAATATTAATGACAAAGTGCAGCACCCCTATACAAAGGCGCTTCTAGCGGCAACCCTTATTCCTGATCCCCGGAAAAGAGAAAAAAGCAGGGTGCTGTTTAAAGAAACTGAAGAAATAAAAATACCTGAGAAAGGATGTGTTTTCCAAAATCGTTGCCTTTATGCACAACAGGTGTGTACGATTGAGCCGCCTGCTTTAGTGTCGAAAGATAACGAACATTATGTTGCATGCCATCTCTATCAATAA
- a CDS encoding ABC transporter permease — MVKILRSSILVKLKKQTLSILGLIIISVFLFAGIFAPIVSPHDPYAVDLSQKLLRPCAEFPLGTDQLGRCILSRLIYGIRTSLTTAICATALMLAIGVPLGIIAGYVGGWLDNAVMRLADIASTFPSGLFALAIVGVLGPSIVNIMIVFILLWWAPFARIVRSMVIKLKEKEFVMAAIASGSSQTAIILRHITLNSISPIIVLASLRIAAVIMHVAGFSFIGLGSQPPIADWGVMLSDSRQYLTSYPLMLFWPGLAIMLVVFAFNMLGEGLNDVFSPVSGYAVAVKEDDEQHV, encoded by the coding sequence ATGGTCAAAATTTTAAGAAGCAGCATACTTGTTAAATTAAAAAAACAGACACTGTCGATACTGGGATTAATCATCATCAGTGTCTTCCTATTTGCGGGTATTTTTGCACCGATCGTATCTCCCCACGATCCTTATGCGGTTGATCTCAGCCAAAAATTACTCAGGCCTTGCGCCGAATTCCCGCTGGGAACAGATCAGCTTGGCCGGTGTATATTGTCAAGATTGATCTATGGAATCCGGACCAGCCTCACTACCGCAATCTGTGCTACAGCCCTGATGCTGGCGATCGGAGTTCCTCTCGGCATTATTGCGGGCTATGTGGGCGGATGGCTTGATAATGCCGTTATGCGTCTTGCCGATATTGCATCAACCTTTCCGTCAGGCCTTTTTGCCCTGGCTATTGTGGGAGTGCTTGGGCCCAGTATAGTTAATATCATGATTGTTTTCATTTTACTTTGGTGGGCGCCTTTTGCGAGGATTGTACGCAGCATGGTCATTAAGCTTAAAGAAAAGGAGTTTGTGATGGCGGCCATTGCCTCAGGCAGCAGTCAGACCGCCATAATTTTAAGGCACATCACCCTGAATTCGATCTCTCCCATTATCGTACTGGCCAGTCTTAGAATTGCTGCCGTTATTATGCACGTTGCAGGCTTTTCGTTTATTGGGCTTGGTTCACAGCCGCCTATTGCCGACTGGGGTGTCATGCTGAGCGACAGCAGGCAATACTTAACATCCTATCCTTTAATGCTGTTTTGGCCGGGACTGGCTATTATGCTGGTTGTGTTTGCCTTCAATATGCTTGGTGAAGGGCTGAATGATGTTTTCAGCCCGGTTTCCGGTTATGCAGTGGCGGTAAAGGAGGATGACGAACAACATGTCTGA
- a CDS encoding ABC transporter ATP-binding protein — MSEQPVLSIKNLKTYFYLEERVVKAVDGVSLEVYKGRITAIVGGSGSGKSVMSLSVLDLVDKPGRIIDGEIWLNGVNLRDLREKQLLKIRGKEISMIFQESTSSMNPVLKVKSHLFEVIRTRNRAIGSKEALSLFRDVLDRVGLRNTDQILESYPFQLSGGMCQRVMVAMGLLAQSKVLIADEPTSSLDLTTQAAILEELIRLKTAGMAIVLITHDLGVVAQMADDVYVLKDGKIVDSGTVYDVFESPQHEYTKSLLASIF; from the coding sequence ATGTCTGAGCAGCCGGTTCTCTCCATAAAAAACCTTAAAACCTATTTCTATTTAGAAGAGCGAGTGGTAAAAGCAGTGGACGGGGTCAGCCTTGAGGTGTACAAAGGCCGTATAACCGCAATTGTAGGCGGCTCCGGCAGCGGAAAGTCGGTTATGTCGTTATCGGTCCTGGATTTGGTGGATAAGCCGGGCAGAATTATTGACGGGGAAATATGGCTTAACGGTGTTAACCTCCGGGATTTGCGGGAAAAGCAGCTTTTAAAAATAAGAGGCAAAGAAATATCCATGATATTTCAAGAGTCGACCAGTTCCATGAATCCTGTTCTAAAGGTAAAAAGCCATTTATTCGAGGTAATCCGCACCCGCAATAGGGCGATAGGCAGTAAAGAGGCGTTAAGCCTGTTCAGAGACGTGCTCGACCGCGTTGGTTTAAGAAATACAGATCAAATTCTGGAAAGCTACCCTTTTCAGTTAAGCGGCGGTATGTGTCAAAGAGTTATGGTTGCGATGGGACTCCTTGCCCAGTCCAAGGTACTGATAGCGGACGAGCCGACCTCATCACTGGATTTGACAACCCAGGCTGCCATACTGGAGGAATTGATACGCTTAAAAACTGCAGGTATGGCGATTGTTTTAATAACTCATGATTTAGGGGTTGTGGCACAAATGGCCGATGATGTCTATGTGTTAAAAGACGGAAAGATAGTAGACAGCGGGACCGTTTATGACGTATTCGAATCGCCGCAGCATGAGTATACAAAATCCCTGCTTGCCTCAATTTTTTAA
- a CDS encoding ABC transporter ATP-binding protein, with protein sequence MSRILDSLSLTGFIKLIPYLRPYRIGMAASVACGTLHHLLAIAGSALGAYLVGLAAAGGRAEEIWRWLPVLAVLVTLRVIMYFSDMWVAHNVAFQILKDFRAKLYRAVEKVTPAYLLNMRSGELAAALMADTELLEWFFAHTAGTFLVAVLASMVTLLMLGYIHWLLPLVVIPWIFLLFSVPLWLRRRADLQGMESRARLVEMNSDTVDGVQGLREIIAYNFEDGFLRRLKLLSEALDRSLLIYGKRLGLEGAFLNIFSSAAMIAVLGAAAYLIVDGQMAFYWLPVAVIMAANIFAPVLEIAAMGRNFGLIAAAASRVFAVLDAKGTVSDGGDADLPEGNATDIQFCRVSFGYGQDLPYVLSNVTFSVSAGESVALVGQSGVGKTTCLNLLQRFWDVEKGQITIGGVDLRDMPLDELRNLITIVPQDVYLFNTSILENIKLGKPEASREEVEAAARAANIHEFIVGLPEGYETNAGERGLKMSGGQKQRIAVARALLKNAPILIMDEALSSLDTENERLLQESIRKLRRGRTTVIVAHRLSTFREADKLVVLHKGKIVQTGPHDVLIKDEGYYRDFILPQVSAG encoded by the coding sequence TTGTCCCGTATTTTAGATTCCCTGAGTCTGACAGGTTTTATCAAACTGATTCCTTATTTGCGGCCTTACAGGATAGGGATGGCTGCCTCCGTAGCCTGCGGCACGCTGCATCATTTGCTGGCTATTGCCGGTTCGGCTTTGGGCGCTTATTTGGTTGGACTGGCGGCGGCCGGCGGCCGGGCGGAGGAAATTTGGCGGTGGCTGCCCGTGCTGGCCGTGCTGGTGACCTTGCGGGTTATTATGTATTTTAGCGATATGTGGGTAGCCCATAATGTCGCTTTCCAGATTTTAAAGGATTTCCGGGCAAAACTCTACCGGGCGGTGGAAAAAGTGACGCCGGCCTACCTGCTCAATATGCGTTCCGGCGAATTGGCTGCCGCTTTGATGGCTGACACGGAACTTTTGGAATGGTTTTTTGCCCATACCGCCGGGACTTTTTTGGTGGCGGTACTGGCGTCGATGGTTACCTTGCTTATGCTGGGTTATATTCACTGGTTATTGCCGCTGGTAGTCATTCCCTGGATTTTTCTGCTGTTCAGCGTACCGCTGTGGCTGCGCCGGCGGGCCGATTTGCAAGGGATGGAAAGCAGGGCCAGGCTGGTGGAAATGAATTCCGACACGGTGGATGGGGTGCAGGGGCTGCGGGAAATTATCGCTTATAATTTTGAAGACGGTTTTTTGCGGCGCTTAAAACTGTTGTCGGAAGCTTTGGACCGGAGTTTGTTGATTTACGGCAAACGGCTGGGTCTGGAGGGAGCTTTTCTGAACATTTTTTCCTCCGCGGCCATGATTGCGGTCCTGGGAGCAGCAGCGTACCTTATTGTTGACGGGCAAATGGCTTTTTATTGGCTGCCGGTGGCTGTCATTATGGCTGCCAACATTTTTGCCCCGGTACTGGAAATCGCCGCCATGGGCAGAAACTTCGGCCTGATTGCCGCTGCTGCCAGCCGTGTCTTTGCTGTTCTGGATGCGAAAGGAACAGTATCGGACGGCGGCGATGCAGACTTGCCAGAGGGGAATGCGACTGATATTCAGTTTTGCCGGGTGTCCTTTGGTTATGGACAGGACTTGCCTTATGTCCTTAGCAACGTAACCTTTTCGGTATCGGCTGGTGAATCGGTGGCCCTGGTAGGCCAGTCGGGAGTCGGTAAGACGACTTGCCTCAACTTGCTGCAGCGGTTCTGGGATGTAGAAAAGGGTCAAATTACCATTGGCGGCGTGGATTTGCGGGACATGCCGCTGGATGAACTGCGCAATCTGATTACCATTGTGCCCCAGGATGTGTATCTATTTAACACCTCTATCCTGGAGAATATCAAACTTGGCAAGCCGGAGGCTTCCCGGGAGGAAGTGGAGGCTGCCGCCCGGGCGGCCAATATCCATGAATTTATCGTCGGCCTGCCGGAAGGATATGAAACCAACGCGGGGGAGCGGGGACTAAAGATGTCCGGGGGCCAGAAACAGAGAATTGCCGTTGCCAGGGCGCTGTTAAAGAACGCGCCGATCCTGATCATGGATGAGGCTCTATCCAGCTTGGACACGGAGAACGAACGGCTGTTGCAGGAATCCATCAGGAAGCTGCGCCGGGGAAGAACAACTGTGATTGTAGCTCACCGGTTGTCTACTTTCCGGGAGGCGGATAAACTGGTGGTTCTTCATAAAGGCAAGATAGTGCAAACAGGTCCCCATGACGTGTTGATCAAGGATGAAGGCTATTATCGTGATTTTATTCTGCCGCAAGTGTCGGCCGGCTAA